The following nucleotide sequence is from Mycobacterium sp. Z3061.
AGACGCCGTTCCGGGGTGGTCACCGGGATGGCACTCTCATGCGAGGAGACTGATGACGGAGTCCAGGGAGCCCCAAGCCGCCGGCTCGGCGGCCCCGAGGACCAGCGCCAACGGCTCGTCGTCGAAGTACTCACGCGTGCTGCTCAAGCTCGGCGGCGAGATGTTCGGTGGAGGGCAGGTCGGGTTGGATCCCGATGTCGTCGCGCTGGTGGCCCGGCAGATCGCCGAGGTGGTCCGCAGCGGCGTTCAGGTCGCGGTGGTGATCGGCGGCGGCAACTTCTTCCGCGGTGCACAGCTGCAACAGCGCGGCATGGAGCGCACCCGGTCGGACTACATGGGCATGCTCGGAACCGTGATGAACAGCCTTGCGCTGCAGGACTTCCTGGAGAAGGAAGGCATCGCCACCCGCGTTCAGACCGCGATCACGATGGGTCAGGTGGCCGAGCCGTACCTGCCGCTGCGGGCGGTGCGCCACCTGGAGAAGGGCCGCGTCGTGATCTTCGGCGCCGGTATGGGACTGCCCTACTTCTCCACCGACACCACGGCCGCGCAGCGGGCGCTGGAGATCGGTGCGGACGTGGTGCTGATGGCCAAGGCGGTCGACGGCGTGTTCGCCGAGGACCCGCGGGAGAATCCGGACGCCGAGTTGCTGACCGCCATCAGTCACCGGGAAGTCATCGACCGCGGCCTGCGGGTGGCCGATGCCACGGCCTTCAGTCTCTGTATGGACAATGGCATGCCGATCCTGGTGTTCAACTTGCTGACCGACGGCAATATCGCGCGGGCGGTGGCAGGTGAGAAAATCGGGACGCTGGTCACCACCTGACGGGAAGGACGCAGCCATGTGGGGGTATGCCCAGAACAGGAGCGGTGCACGTGATTGACGAGGCTCTCTTCGATGCCGAGGAGAAGATGGAAAAGGCCGTATCGGTGGCCCGGGACGATCTCTCCACCATCCGGACCGGTCGTGCCAACCCCGGTATGTTCTCCCGCATCGCCATCGACTACTACGGCGCGATGACCCCGATCACCCAGATGGCCAGCATCAATGTCCCTGAGGCGCGGATGGTGGTCATCAAGCCGTACGAGGCCGGCCAGCTGAATGCCATCGAGGCCGCGATCCGCAACTCCGACCTGGGAGTGAACCCCACCAACGACGGCACGATCATCCGGGTGGCCATACCGCAGCTGACCGAGGAGCGTCGCCGCGAGCTGGTCAAGCAGGCCAAGGCCAAGGGCGAGGACGCCCGGGTGTCGGTGCGCAACATCCGCCGCAAGGCGATGGAGGAGTTGCACCGCATCCGCAAAGACGGCGAGGCCGGCGAGGACGAGGTCGGGCGTGCGGAGAAAGACCTGGAGAAGGCCACCCACCAGTACGTCGCCCAGATCGACGACCTGGTGAAACACAAAGAAGGCGAGCTGCTGGAGGTCTAGCGACCACCCCGCAGCCAGTCCCTTGAAGTCCGTGGCCACCACCGATGCCGGCAGCCCGTCCGAAGAACCGGGTGACGTCTCCATTCAACCGGTGAAGAAGTCGTCCCGAGCCGGCCGCGATCTGCCGGCGGCGATCGCGGTGGGTGCCAGCATCGGCGCCGTCCTGATCGCGACGCTGCTGTGGTTTCCGCACGTCTGGGTGGTGTACTGCGCCCTGGCCACCGTGGTGGCCAGCCACGAGGTGGTGCGGCGGCTGCGCGAGGCCGGGTATCTGATTCCGGTCATTCCGCTGCTGATCGGCGGGCAGGCGACCGTC
It contains:
- the pyrH gene encoding UMP kinase yields the protein MTESREPQAAGSAAPRTSANGSSSKYSRVLLKLGGEMFGGGQVGLDPDVVALVARQIAEVVRSGVQVAVVIGGGNFFRGAQLQQRGMERTRSDYMGMLGTVMNSLALQDFLEKEGIATRVQTAITMGQVAEPYLPLRAVRHLEKGRVVIFGAGMGLPYFSTDTTAAQRALEIGADVVLMAKAVDGVFAEDPRENPDAELLTAISHREVIDRGLRVADATAFSLCMDNGMPILVFNLLTDGNIARAVAGEKIGTLVTT
- the frr gene encoding ribosome recycling factor, with the protein product MIDEALFDAEEKMEKAVSVARDDLSTIRTGRANPGMFSRIAIDYYGAMTPITQMASINVPEARMVVIKPYEAGQLNAIEAAIRNSDLGVNPTNDGTIIRVAIPQLTEERRRELVKQAKAKGEDARVSVRNIRRKAMEELHRIRKDGEAGEDEVGRAEKDLEKATHQYVAQIDDLVKHKEGELLEV